A stretch of Paludisphaera borealis DNA encodes these proteins:
- a CDS encoding aldo/keto reductase, translating to MTCPSQAHRGNSGDRRTFLKTAVAAGSAGALAAAESVTPAFAQAAQAEQSTVPTATLGKTGRKVSILGMGTSWKLSPSFVQAALFSGVRYIDTSESYENTVSEKVLGDVLDRTKMRKDVYLVTKNAAYRKGMGASALQTLESRLDASLERLKTDYVDSYYLHGVAGDQIAILRDPDVKKAFEELKRKGKILFCGLSCHDARLPEILDAAAEAGWMDQVMFKYNFRDVGGKDRHDDLQRAIDKAAKANLGLVAMKTQGGSVNFPDKMAKLQEKGFKKEVAAIKTVWMDDRIQVAVSEMTNRSDLRENVAATRDQKLSARDVQLLEEYRQTTAHLYCHGCGHLCETAAKGVPVATVLRYLRYYEVYGKRQEARALYQALPPVARNLAAADLTAAALACPHGLPVADLIQRADRRLRV from the coding sequence ATGACTTGTCCATCGCAGGCTCATCGTGGAAACTCCGGCGATCGACGGACGTTCCTGAAGACGGCCGTGGCCGCCGGTTCGGCCGGCGCGCTCGCCGCGGCCGAGTCGGTCACGCCCGCCTTCGCCCAGGCGGCCCAGGCGGAGCAATCCACCGTTCCCACGGCGACGCTCGGCAAGACGGGACGCAAGGTCAGCATCCTCGGGATGGGCACAAGCTGGAAGCTCTCGCCGAGCTTCGTCCAGGCCGCCCTGTTCTCGGGCGTCCGCTACATCGACACGTCCGAGAGCTACGAGAACACCGTGTCGGAGAAGGTCCTCGGCGACGTCCTCGACCGGACCAAGATGCGCAAGGACGTCTACCTCGTCACCAAGAACGCCGCCTACCGCAAGGGGATGGGGGCAAGCGCCCTGCAGACCCTCGAAAGCCGGCTCGACGCCAGCCTGGAGCGGCTGAAGACCGATTACGTCGACAGCTACTACCTGCACGGGGTCGCCGGCGATCAGATCGCGATCTTGCGCGATCCGGACGTCAAGAAGGCGTTCGAGGAGCTGAAGCGGAAGGGGAAGATCCTCTTCTGCGGCCTGAGCTGCCACGACGCCCGCCTGCCCGAGATCCTCGACGCGGCGGCCGAGGCCGGCTGGATGGATCAGGTGATGTTCAAGTACAACTTCCGCGACGTCGGCGGCAAGGATCGCCACGACGACCTCCAGCGCGCGATCGACAAGGCGGCGAAGGCCAACCTCGGGCTGGTCGCCATGAAGACCCAGGGGGGCTCGGTCAACTTCCCCGACAAGATGGCCAAGCTCCAGGAGAAAGGCTTCAAGAAGGAAGTCGCCGCAATCAAGACGGTCTGGATGGACGACCGGATCCAGGTCGCCGTCAGCGAGATGACGAACCGGAGCGATCTCCGCGAAAACGTCGCCGCGACCCGCGACCAGAAGCTCTCCGCGCGTGACGTCCAACTGCTCGAAGAGTACCGCCAGACGACGGCCCACCTCTACTGCCACGGCTGCGGCCACCTCTGCGAGACGGCCGCCAAGGGCGTGCCGGTGGCCACCGTGCTGCGTTATCTTCGCTATTACGAGGTCTACGGCAAGCGGCAGGAAGCCCGGGCGCTCTACCAGGCGCTTCCTCCCGTCGCCCGCAATCTCGCCGCCGCGGACCTCACGGCCGCCGCCCTGGCCTGCCCCCACGGGTTGCCGGTCGCCGACCTGATCCAGCGCGCCGACCGCCGCCTCAGGGTCTGA
- a CDS encoding ABC transporter permease produces the protein MPSQLRPLLTRLPQILLISAALVLMLRTDRFFTPGTLASILTQASIVGVLAIGQTFVLIGGGFDLSQGAMLALTAAVVAHLAQWTGSGPACMAAALAVGLALGALNGFFVAVVRTNPFVTTLSSLLIYRGAAFIALGGQPFANIRVFQAIDAGFKIKMRMGDTYLPYRGLIFLVVTLLAWITLRRSVFGQHIYALGGNAEAARLAGVRTVRLRVATFALSGLATGVATVLYLSWVRVSKADTGTGFEFDSIAACVVGGVSLQGGRGSVVGAAAGCLLLQALRTQITMSGFPEEYRTLVTGLVILTFAAADALARRSERA, from the coding sequence ATGCCCTCCCAGCTCCGCCCGTTACTCACTCGCCTTCCCCAGATCCTCCTGATCTCAGCCGCGCTCGTCTTGATGCTGCGCACCGACCGCTTCTTCACGCCGGGCACGCTGGCGAGCATCCTGACGCAGGCGAGCATCGTCGGCGTGCTGGCGATCGGCCAGACGTTCGTTTTGATCGGCGGCGGGTTCGATCTCTCGCAAGGAGCGATGCTCGCGCTGACGGCGGCCGTGGTGGCTCACCTGGCCCAGTGGACCGGCTCCGGCCCGGCCTGCATGGCGGCGGCCCTGGCCGTGGGCCTCGCGCTGGGCGCGCTCAACGGCTTCTTCGTGGCGGTGGTGCGGACCAATCCGTTCGTCACGACGCTCAGCAGCCTCCTGATTTATCGAGGGGCCGCGTTCATCGCCCTCGGCGGCCAGCCGTTCGCCAACATCCGGGTCTTCCAGGCGATCGACGCCGGTTTCAAGATCAAGATGAGGATGGGCGACACGTACTTGCCTTATCGCGGTCTGATCTTCCTTGTGGTCACCTTGCTGGCGTGGATCACACTCCGGAGAAGCGTGTTCGGGCAGCACATCTACGCCCTTGGCGGCAACGCCGAGGCCGCTCGGCTGGCGGGGGTCCGCACGGTTCGGCTGCGCGTCGCCACGTTCGCCCTCAGCGGCCTGGCGACGGGCGTCGCGACGGTCCTCTACCTCTCCTGGGTGCGGGTCTCGAAGGCCGACACGGGGACCGGCTTCGAGTTCGATTCGATCGCGGCGTGCGTGGTCGGCGGCGTCTCGCTTCAGGGGGGCCGAGGGAGCGTGGTCGGAGCGGCGGCCGGCTGCCTGTTGCTCCAGGCGCTCCGGACCCAGATCACGATGAGCGGGTTCCCCGAGGAATACCGGACGCTCGTCACCGGCCTGGTGATCCTCACGTTCGCCGCGGCCGACGCCCTCGCCCGCCGGAGCGAGCGAGCTTGA
- the lon gene encoding endopeptidase La — MRPRIKKSQASRGKQSDEAEAKVGDAPRKGAGSRRVRAASDHEAAPVLHANRLPLLPLRSDLVFPQTVVPLVINRASGIRLVDDVLVGERLVGLASQLHPEIDDPGVNDLFPTICVGTVLKMLKFPDGSTRIVCQGQTRAKLVRVVQTEPYLIGEVEPLEEVEEEGVELDALVHHVNRLFQRMVDQSQQIPEELQVAAMNTREPGRLADLLASSLPFSIEERQTLLGEVNVRIRLERLGQYLSRQLAVLELSTRIQEQVGSELSKAQRDHFLRQQIKAIQEELGEGEGENPEVAELWERIKAANPPEEVQREAERELERLVGMHPSSAEYSIVRTYLDWLAILPWAVASRDRLDLRRARKVLDTDHYDLEKIKERILEYLAVRKLKKDMKGPILCFSGPPGTGKTSLGKSIAKALGREFIRISLGGVHDEAEIRGHRRTYVAAMPGRIIQGLRKAGTNNPVFMLDEVDKLGADFRGDPSAALLEVLDPEQNSSFRDHYLDVDFDLSKVMFIATANMLETIPSPLLDRMEVLHLPGYSEEEKTLIAQKYIIPKQLEAHGLVADDLEVTDQAVRKVIADYTREAGLRNLEREIAALCRKVARRRAEGKRRSVTIGPTQVAELLGPSRFFRELVDRTGVPGVATGLAWTPTGGEILFIEATGMAGKGGLTLTGLLGDSMRESAQAAMSYLRSHAKLLLLDPSRISKTDVHIHVPAGAVPKDGPSAGVAIASALISLFRDQPITNELAMTGEVTLTGRVLPVGGVRDKILAARRAGIRTVLLPRHNEKDLVELPPEVKADLTFRLIDTLDDVVPRLFEPPSAKPRQKPEPVKPSTDPLDSVKRKKVAAPSDPKSDLPPQKPHRRSRSL, encoded by the coding sequence ATGCGCCCACGCATCAAGAAGTCACAGGCATCGCGAGGGAAGCAGTCGGACGAAGCGGAAGCGAAGGTCGGCGACGCCCCTCGGAAGGGGGCGGGCTCGCGACGAGTTCGCGCGGCGAGCGATCACGAAGCGGCCCCCGTCCTCCACGCCAACCGGTTGCCTCTCTTGCCGTTGCGTTCCGATCTCGTCTTTCCTCAGACGGTCGTTCCGTTAGTGATCAACCGTGCCAGCGGGATTCGGCTGGTGGACGACGTGCTGGTCGGCGAGCGCCTCGTCGGTCTGGCCAGTCAGCTTCACCCGGAGATCGACGACCCCGGCGTCAACGACCTGTTCCCGACGATCTGTGTGGGAACCGTGCTCAAGATGCTCAAGTTCCCGGACGGTTCCACACGCATCGTCTGTCAGGGGCAAACGCGCGCCAAACTCGTCCGCGTCGTTCAGACCGAGCCGTATTTGATCGGTGAAGTCGAGCCCCTCGAAGAGGTGGAAGAGGAAGGTGTCGAGCTCGACGCCCTGGTGCATCACGTCAATCGACTCTTCCAGCGGATGGTCGACCAGAGTCAGCAGATTCCCGAAGAGCTTCAGGTCGCCGCGATGAACACCCGCGAGCCCGGCCGGCTCGCCGACCTGCTGGCGTCAAGCTTGCCGTTCTCGATCGAGGAACGGCAAACCCTGCTCGGCGAGGTGAACGTTCGCATTCGCCTGGAGCGGCTCGGCCAGTATCTGTCGCGCCAGCTTGCAGTCCTCGAACTTTCCACGAGGATTCAGGAGCAAGTGGGCTCCGAACTTTCCAAGGCCCAGCGCGACCACTTCCTCCGCCAGCAGATCAAGGCGATTCAGGAAGAGCTCGGCGAAGGGGAAGGCGAGAACCCCGAAGTCGCCGAGCTGTGGGAGCGGATCAAGGCCGCCAATCCGCCGGAAGAAGTCCAGCGCGAGGCGGAGCGAGAGCTTGAGCGTCTGGTCGGAATGCACCCGAGTTCGGCCGAATATTCGATCGTCCGAACCTACCTCGACTGGCTGGCGATCCTGCCCTGGGCCGTCGCGAGCCGCGACCGGCTCGACCTTCGGCGGGCGCGGAAGGTGCTCGACACCGACCATTACGATCTCGAGAAAATCAAGGAACGCATCCTCGAGTACCTGGCCGTTCGCAAACTCAAAAAGGATATGAAGGGCCCGATCCTCTGCTTCTCCGGCCCTCCCGGCACCGGCAAGACCTCGCTCGGCAAGAGCATCGCCAAGGCGCTCGGGCGCGAATTCATCCGGATCAGTCTGGGAGGCGTCCACGACGAGGCCGAGATTCGCGGACACAGGCGGACGTACGTCGCGGCCATGCCCGGGCGGATCATCCAGGGGCTGCGCAAGGCCGGCACGAACAACCCCGTGTTCATGCTCGACGAGGTCGACAAGCTCGGCGCCGACTTCCGGGGCGATCCGTCGGCCGCGCTCCTCGAAGTGCTCGATCCCGAGCAGAATTCCAGCTTCCGCGATCATTATCTGGACGTGGACTTCGATCTTTCGAAGGTCATGTTCATCGCCACGGCGAACATGCTCGAAACGATTCCCTCGCCGCTCCTGGACCGGATGGAGGTGCTTCATCTGCCGGGGTACAGCGAGGAAGAGAAGACGCTGATCGCGCAGAAATACATCATCCCCAAGCAACTCGAAGCCCATGGGCTAGTCGCCGACGATCTCGAGGTGACCGATCAGGCGGTCAGGAAGGTGATCGCCGATTACACGCGTGAAGCCGGTCTCCGGAACCTGGAGCGGGAAATCGCGGCCCTCTGCCGCAAGGTCGCCCGCCGCCGGGCCGAGGGCAAGCGCCGATCGGTGACCATCGGCCCCACGCAGGTCGCCGAGCTTCTGGGGCCGTCGCGCTTCTTCCGTGAGCTGGTCGATCGGACGGGTGTTCCCGGCGTCGCCACCGGCCTGGCCTGGACGCCGACCGGCGGCGAGATCCTGTTCATCGAGGCGACCGGCATGGCGGGCAAAGGGGGGCTGACGCTCACCGGCCTGCTCGGCGACTCGATGCGCGAGAGCGCCCAGGCTGCGATGAGTTACCTTCGCAGTCACGCCAAGCTGCTCTTGCTCGACCCCTCGCGGATCAGCAAGACCGACGTTCACATCCATGTTCCGGCCGGCGCCGTGCCGAAGGACGGCCCCTCGGCGGGGGTCGCCATCGCCTCGGCCCTGATCAGCCTCTTCCGGGATCAGCCGATCACCAATGAGCTGGCGATGACCGGTGAGGTGACGCTCACGGGGCGCGTGCTGCCCGTCGGCGGCGTCCGAGACAAGATCCTCGCGGCTCGGCGGGCCGGAATCCGGACCGTCTTGCTGCCCCGGCACAACGAAAAGGACCTGGTCGAGCTGCCGCCGGAGGTCAAGGCCGACCTGACCTTCCGACTGATCGACACCCTCGACGACGTGGTGCCGCGGTTGTTCGAGCCCCCCTCGGCCAAGCCGCGACAGAAACCGGAACCGGTCAAGCCTTCGACTGATCCGCTCGATTCGGTGAAGCGCAAGAAGGTGGCCGCGCCGAGCGACCCCAAAAGCGACCTGCCGCCCCAGAAGCCGCACCGCCGCTCACGAAGTCTCTAA
- the dapF gene encoding diaminopimelate epimerase: MKFTKMHGLGNDYVYIETFHQPEPSDPSLLARTISDRHFGVGSDGLILIMPSRQADARMRMFNADGSEGEMCGNGVRCVAKYLHDHGIARKERVTVETGRGVLSLDLKIDQGEAKLVRVDMGTPILRAAEIPTLLPGDPPIDAPLQVDGQTFAVTAVSMGNPHAIIFVEDSAAFPLERLGPLIENHPMFPRRVNLHVVDVFGPEEVRMRTWERGSGITLACGTGACAVCVAGVLTGRTSRRILAHLPGGDLQLEWPEPSESVFMTGPATEVFSGEWPAG, translated from the coding sequence ATGAAATTCACCAAGATGCACGGTCTCGGCAACGATTACGTCTACATCGAGACGTTTCATCAGCCGGAACCTTCCGACCCTTCGTTGCTGGCCCGGACGATCAGCGACCGGCATTTTGGAGTCGGCTCCGACGGCCTGATCCTGATCATGCCCAGCCGACAGGCCGACGCCCGGATGCGGATGTTCAACGCGGACGGCTCGGAAGGGGAGATGTGCGGCAACGGCGTCCGTTGCGTCGCCAAGTATCTCCATGATCATGGGATCGCTCGTAAGGAGCGCGTGACCGTCGAGACCGGGCGCGGCGTCCTCTCGCTCGATCTGAAGATCGATCAGGGCGAGGCGAAACTCGTCCGGGTCGACATGGGCACCCCGATTCTGCGAGCCGCCGAGATCCCGACGCTCTTGCCCGGCGATCCGCCGATCGACGCTCCGCTCCAGGTCGACGGCCAGACCTTCGCCGTCACCGCCGTCTCCATGGGCAATCCGCACGCGATCATTTTCGTGGAAGACAGCGCGGCGTTCCCCCTTGAGCGTCTCGGACCGCTTATCGAGAACCACCCGATGTTTCCGCGTCGAGTGAACCTCCACGTCGTCGACGTCTTCGGCCCTGAAGAGGTCCGGATGCGCACCTGGGAACGGGGCTCGGGGATCACGCTCGCCTGCGGCACGGGAGCCTGCGCCGTGTGCGTCGCCGGCGTACTGACCGGGCGGACCTCGCGGCGGATTCTCGCCCACCTGCCCGGTGGCGACCTCCAGCTCGAATGGCCGGAGCCGTCTGAGTCGGTGTTCATGACCGGCCCGGCTACCGAGGTCTTCTCGGGCGAATGGCCCGCCGGTTGA
- a CDS encoding sugar ABC transporter substrate-binding protein: MPVIRFFAISCVSIVVALGALGCGGDSENIPDSPASARGGGKIGAVLPTFSHPFFLAQKKGMEDKAKELGLEIDVRDGQDDDAKQIGQVETLINLGCRALILCPRDEDALVPAVEAANRAKIPIIALNRRINGGEVLSYVGADDAEGGVLQGEELVKLLGPKGGKILYLEGTEGSSPQRKRSEGLLAVLQKHPEITIADRRFAGFQEDKAKSVMTDLVRRFRPGDVQAVVAQSDEMALPAAEVAQAEGWKDVVVLGFDGCKSAFDAVRNGRLQSTVLQDPAEQGAKAVETLANFLKGQKVPAENITPLRLITKSDVDKHQPAY; encoded by the coding sequence ATGCCCGTGATCAGGTTCTTTGCCATTTCCTGCGTGTCGATCGTCGTCGCCCTCGGGGCCTTGGGCTGTGGGGGCGATTCCGAGAACATCCCTGATTCTCCGGCCTCGGCGCGGGGCGGCGGCAAGATCGGCGCGGTGCTGCCGACGTTCAGCCATCCCTTTTTTCTGGCTCAGAAGAAAGGGATGGAAGACAAAGCCAAGGAGTTGGGCCTGGAGATCGACGTCCGCGACGGCCAGGACGACGACGCCAAGCAGATCGGTCAGGTTGAAACCCTGATCAACCTCGGCTGCCGCGCCCTTATCCTTTGCCCTCGCGACGAAGACGCCCTCGTGCCGGCGGTCGAGGCGGCCAACCGCGCGAAGATCCCGATCATCGCCCTCAACCGGCGGATCAACGGCGGCGAGGTCCTCAGCTACGTCGGGGCCGACGACGCCGAAGGGGGCGTCCTTCAGGGCGAGGAGCTGGTCAAGCTGCTCGGCCCCAAGGGAGGCAAGATCCTCTATCTTGAAGGCACCGAAGGATCGAGCCCCCAGCGCAAGCGGAGTGAAGGGCTGCTCGCGGTCCTTCAAAAACATCCCGAGATCACGATCGCCGACCGCCGGTTCGCGGGATTTCAGGAAGACAAGGCCAAGAGCGTCATGACCGACCTGGTGCGCCGGTTCCGCCCGGGGGACGTCCAGGCCGTCGTGGCCCAGTCCGACGAGATGGCCTTGCCGGCCGCGGAAGTCGCCCAGGCCGAGGGCTGGAAGGACGTCGTCGTCCTCGGCTTCGACGGCTGCAAGTCGGCCTTCGACGCCGTCCGGAACGGCAGACTCCAATCGACGGTGCTACAAGACCCGGCGGAACAAGGCGCCAAGGCCGTCGAGACCCTGGCGAACTTCCTCAAGGGCCAGAAGGTTCCCGCGGAGAACATCACGCCGCTGCGGTTGATCACCAAGAGCGACGTCGACAAGCACCAGCCCGCGTACTGA
- a CDS encoding sugar ABC transporter ATP-binding protein, whose protein sequence is MRSNSSDGCRVSLNGLTRSFAGAQALKGVDLELIGGEVHALCGENGAGKSTLIQILGGAIRPDGGSISINGREVRFPNPAVAIEAGIAVIHQELSLVDAFSVAENLALGSEPRIGPWIDRRAILRLARERLETLGFPLDPAANVASLSVGQRQQVEIAKALGGEVRVLVLDEPTAALSRAETERLFDVLRSLRERGVAILYVSHHLEEVFEISDRITVLRDGRRIGTWPRSELSLDRVVAEMVGEAVDVRQRSARKTSGDPMLRVSGATGKTLRGVDLTVAPGEVVGLTGLSGAGQEELASALFGSARLASGEIVWKGRPFRPRHPIEASEQGVAMVPSDRRRQGLIPTQGITENVAIASYPALSRWGWINGRRRRALAARWCKTFEVAAASLSQKVLTLSGGNQQKVLLARWAARDPELLILNEPTRGIDVKTREAIHRWVDDQADAGRCVLLVSSDTQELTRLADRCVVLRAGRVARRLEPPDLSEHAIVAAMVES, encoded by the coding sequence ATGCGATCAAATTCTTCCGACGGCTGCCGTGTTTCGCTGAACGGCCTCACGCGATCGTTCGCCGGCGCCCAGGCTCTGAAAGGCGTCGACCTCGAGTTGATCGGGGGCGAAGTCCACGCCCTCTGCGGGGAGAACGGGGCTGGAAAGAGTACGCTCATCCAGATCCTCGGCGGCGCCATCCGGCCCGACGGCGGGTCGATCTCGATCAACGGCCGTGAGGTTCGCTTTCCCAACCCCGCTGTCGCGATCGAAGCGGGGATCGCCGTCATTCACCAGGAACTCAGCCTGGTCGACGCCTTCTCGGTCGCGGAAAACCTGGCGCTCGGGAGTGAGCCGCGGATCGGACCCTGGATCGATCGCCGAGCCATCCTGCGGCTGGCTCGCGAGCGACTCGAAACGCTCGGCTTCCCACTCGACCCCGCCGCGAACGTCGCGTCCCTGTCGGTCGGCCAGCGGCAGCAGGTCGAGATCGCCAAGGCCCTGGGAGGCGAGGTGCGGGTCCTGGTCCTCGACGAGCCGACGGCCGCGCTCTCCCGCGCCGAGACCGAGCGACTCTTCGACGTCTTGAGGAGCCTCCGCGAGCGAGGGGTCGCGATCCTCTACGTTTCCCACCATCTCGAAGAGGTTTTCGAGATCTCGGATCGGATCACCGTGCTCCGCGACGGCCGGCGGATTGGAACCTGGCCGAGGTCCGAGCTTTCCCTCGATCGGGTCGTCGCCGAGATGGTCGGCGAGGCGGTGGACGTCCGCCAACGATCGGCTCGCAAAACGTCGGGCGACCCCATGCTTCGGGTCTCGGGGGCGACCGGCAAGACGCTCCGAGGCGTCGATCTGACGGTCGCGCCCGGCGAGGTCGTCGGGCTGACCGGGCTCTCCGGCGCGGGCCAAGAAGAACTGGCTTCGGCCCTCTTCGGCTCGGCCCGGCTCGCCTCAGGCGAGATCGTATGGAAAGGCCGTCCCTTCCGCCCCCGGCACCCGATCGAGGCGAGCGAACAAGGCGTCGCGATGGTGCCGTCCGACCGCCGTCGACAGGGGCTCATCCCGACGCAAGGGATCACCGAGAACGTGGCGATCGCCAGCTACCCTGCCCTGTCCCGCTGGGGATGGATCAACGGGAGACGTCGACGCGCGCTGGCCGCGCGCTGGTGCAAGACGTTCGAGGTGGCCGCGGCAAGCCTCTCGCAAAAGGTGCTCACGCTCTCGGGAGGGAATCAGCAGAAGGTTTTGCTCGCCCGCTGGGCGGCCCGCGATCCCGAGCTGTTGATCCTCAACGAGCCGACCCGAGGGATCGACGTCAAGACGCGAGAGGCGATCCACCGCTGGGTCGACGACCAAGCCGACGCCGGGCGCTGCGTCTTGCTGGTCTCGTCCGACACCCAAGAGCTGACGCGCCTGGCCGACCGCTGCGTCGTGCTGCGAGCGGGCCGCGTCGCGCGACGACTCGAACCGCCGGACTTGAGCGAGCACGCCATCGTTGCGGCCATGGTCGAGAGCTGA
- a CDS encoding metalloprotease, whose amino-acid sequence MLGTSTTPYDLRFRLLGIPVRVHPMFWLVSAILGWQDQHFERVVLWVGCVFLSILVHEFGHGLTSKHFRDAPWILLYSMGGLCYSERQGTKGQRLAVILAGPGAGFLLFLVTLVVWTILLGISPREHLALILFLIVGVKPDPVALLNAFGKFGLGETGMMFWAYYFLIRINLLWTFVNLLPIWPLDGGQASQIISSVVDPRNGVRRNHILSLVTAGILAVIAGVRTSDLFLTFFFGMFAYLNFQVLQSMHDARSLGVGDDDWWRR is encoded by the coding sequence ATGCTCGGTACGTCGACGACTCCCTACGACCTGAGATTCCGCCTGCTGGGCATTCCCGTCCGCGTTCATCCCATGTTCTGGCTCGTCTCGGCGATCCTCGGCTGGCAAGACCAGCATTTCGAGCGGGTCGTGCTCTGGGTAGGCTGCGTGTTCCTCTCCATTCTGGTGCACGAGTTCGGCCACGGCCTGACGTCCAAGCACTTTCGCGACGCCCCCTGGATTCTCCTCTACAGCATGGGGGGGCTCTGCTACTCCGAGCGACAGGGAACCAAGGGGCAACGACTCGCCGTGATCCTGGCGGGCCCGGGCGCGGGTTTCCTCCTCTTCCTGGTCACCCTGGTCGTCTGGACGATTTTGCTCGGGATTTCGCCGCGCGAACATTTAGCCCTCATCCTCTTCCTCATCGTCGGCGTCAAACCCGATCCCGTGGCCCTCTTGAACGCCTTTGGGAAGTTCGGTCTGGGCGAGACCGGCATGATGTTCTGGGCCTATTACTTCCTCATCCGCATCAACTTGCTGTGGACGTTCGTCAACTTGTTGCCGATCTGGCCGCTCGACGGCGGCCAGGCGAGCCAGATCATCTCCTCCGTCGTCGACCCGAGAAACGGCGTCCGGCGCAATCACATCCTCTCGTTGGTGACCGCCGGAATCCTGGCCGTGATCGCGGGGGTTCGGACCTCGGACCTGTTCCTGACCTTCTTCTTTGGGATGTTCGCCTACCTGAATTTCCAGGTCCTCCAGTCGATGCACGACGCCCGGTCGCTGGGCGTCGGCGACGACGACTGGTGGCGGCGTTGA
- a CDS encoding lysophospholipid acyltransferase family protein has translation MKIRHPLLIQAVGHAGSFLIRRLGRTLDFHFRYDDPVVDPEVARRLGQRYIYAFFHEVMLFPAYYWNWPEMHILISDHRDGEMITQVVKRLGFGVVRGSTTRGGTRALREMSVRIDHGNLCVTPDGPRGPRRHVHQGIAYLASRTGLPVVGAGMAFQNPWRAKSWDRFCVPRPFSKAACVTPAPLFVPPDADRETLEECRIEIERRMQAATVEAEEWVEKL, from the coding sequence ATGAAGATCCGGCATCCGCTCTTGATCCAGGCCGTCGGGCATGCAGGCTCGTTCCTGATCCGTCGCCTGGGCCGAACGCTCGATTTTCACTTCCGATACGACGATCCGGTCGTCGACCCGGAGGTTGCGCGTCGGCTCGGCCAGCGGTACATCTACGCGTTCTTTCACGAGGTCATGCTGTTTCCGGCCTATTACTGGAACTGGCCGGAGATGCACATCCTCATCAGCGACCATCGCGACGGCGAGATGATCACGCAGGTGGTCAAACGACTGGGCTTCGGCGTCGTCCGAGGCTCGACGACGCGCGGCGGCACTCGCGCGCTTCGTGAGATGAGCGTGCGGATCGATCACGGCAACCTCTGCGTCACCCCCGACGGCCCGCGCGGACCGCGGCGGCACGTTCATCAGGGGATCGCCTATCTGGCGAGCCGGACCGGTCTGCCGGTGGTGGGAGCGGGGATGGCCTTTCAGAACCCCTGGCGCGCGAAGAGCTGGGACCGCTTCTGCGTCCCCCGCCCGTTCTCCAAGGCCGCCTGCGTGACGCCCGCGCCCCTCTTCGTGCCCCCCGACGCCGATCGCGAGACGCTGGAAGAATGCCGCATCGAGATCGAGCGGCGGATGCAGGCCGCCACCGTCGAGGCGGAGGAATGGGTGGAAAAGCTCTGA